One region of Mangifera indica cultivar Alphonso chromosome 3, CATAS_Mindica_2.1, whole genome shotgun sequence genomic DNA includes:
- the LOC123211185 gene encoding mannosyl-oligosaccharide 1,2-alpha-mannosidase MNS1-like, producing the protein MARSRSSSSSSKWRYWNPSYYLKRPKRLAMVLIIFVSATLFVWDRQTLVREHQVEVSKLNEEVTQLQNLLEDLKDSTGSAVGNIGNNKHGKSPGDKVFEDDPTDIQRRDKVKEAMIHAWSSYEKYAWGQDELQPQTKNGVNSFGGLGATLIDALDTLYIMGLDEQFQRARDWVANSLDFNKDHEASVFETTIRVVGGLLSAYDLSQDKVFLEKARDIADRLLPAWNTLSGIPYNIINLAHGNPHNPSWTGGDSILADSGTEQVEFIALSQRTGDPKYQQKAERVIEQLSKTFPADGLLPIYIDPEMGGRSRSTITFGAMGDSFYEYLLKVWIQGNKTSAVKPYRDMWETSMKGLLSLIRRTTPSSFAYICEKNGESLTDKMDELACFAPGMLALGSFGYGPGESEKFLSLAEELAWTCYNFYQSTPTKLAGENYFFHSGEDMTVGTSWNILRPETVESLFYLWRLTGNTTYKEWGWNIFQAFEKNSRIESGYVGLKDVNTGVKDNMMQSFFLAETLKYLYLLFSPPTVIPLDEWVFNTEAHPIRIVTRNDGERFVESNMQHKPPNLRLQGRKEGRRGDE; encoded by the exons ATGGCGAGGAGCagatcatcatcttcttcttccaagTGGAGATACTGGAATCCTTCTTATTATCTCAAGAGACCGAAGCGTCTGGCTATGGTTTTGATTATCTTCGTTTCTGCTACTTTATTTGTTTGGGATCGTCAAACTCTTGTGAGAGAACACCAG GTTGAAGTTTCAAAGTTAAATGAAGAAGTTACACAATTGCAGAATTTG CTGGAAGATTTAAAGGATAGTACCGGCAGTGCAGTTGGTAACATTGGGAATAATAAACATGGTAAGAGCCCAGGTGACAAGGTTTTTGAAGATGATCCAACTGATATTCAGCGAAGAGACAAAGTAAAAGAAGCTATGATTCATGCATGGAGTTCATATGAGAAGTATGCATGGGGTCAAGATGAACTTCAG CCACAAACAAAGAATGGTGTCAATAGCTTTGGTGGTCTTGGAGCAACACTTATAGACGCCCTTGATACTCTATATATAATGGGTCTAGATGAACAGTTCCAAAGAGCTAGAGA TTGGGTTGCAAACTCATTGGACTTTAACAAGGATCATGAAGCTAGTGTTTTTGAGACAACCATAAG AGTTGTTGGTGGACTTCTTAGTGCATATGATTTGTCACAGGACAAAGTTTTCCTTGAGAAGGCTAGAGATATTGCAGATAGATTGTTGCCTGCGTGGAATACTCTTTCAGGAATTCCTTATAACATTATTAATTTGGCCCATGGAAATCCACATAACCCTTCATGGACTGGA GGTGATAGCATTCTAGCAGATTCTGGCACAGAACAGGTGGAATTCATTGCTCTTTCACAAAGGACAGGAGACCCAAAGTATCAGCAGAAG GCGGAGAGGGTTATAGAGCAGCTTAGTAAAACCTTCCCTGCTGATGGTTTGCTGCCTATCTATATTGATCCTGAGATGGGAGGTAGATCGCGCTCGACCATAACCTTTGGTGCTATGGGGGATAG CTTTTATGAATATTTACTCAAAGTTTGGATACAAGGGAACAAAACTTCAGCTGTGAAACCTTACAG GGACATGTGGGAGACATCAATGAAAGGTCTATTAAGCTTGATCAGGAGAACAACACCATCATCTTTTGCATACATTTGTGAGAAGAACGGGGAGTCATTGACAGATAAG ATGGACGAATTAGCATGCTTTGCTCCAGGAATGTTGGCTTTAGGATCATTTGGTTATGGGCCTGGTGAATCTGAGAAGTTTCTTTCACTGGCAGAAGAG CTTGCTTGGACATGTTATAACTTCTACCAATCAACACCAACAAAATTGGCtggagaaaattatttttttcattctggGGAG GACATGACTGTAGGTACATCATGGAACATCTTGAGACCTGAGACGGTTGAATCACTTTTTTACCTGTGGCGTTTAACTGGCAATACAACATACAAAGAGTGGGGTTGGAATATATTTCAAGCATTTGAAAAGAACTCCCGCATAGAATCTGGATATGTTGGATTGAAGGAT GTTAATACTGGAGTCAAAGACAACATGATGCAGAGCTTCTTTCTTGCAGAGACACTAAAATATCTGTATCTTCTTTTCTCACCCCCCACTGTGATACCATTAGATGAGTGGGTTTTTAATACAGAGGCCCACCCAATTAGAATTGTGACCCGGAATGATGGAGAAAGATTTGTAGAGTCGAACATGCAACATAAACCACCGAATTTGAGGCTACAAGGCAGGAAGGAAGGTCGTCGTGGAGACGAATAG
- the LOC123212544 gene encoding KH domain-containing protein HEN4 isoform X1, which translates to MESGPTEFRLVCSAAVARSESTISRLESQTGAKIRVLDDPSREDCIIVITLDPAANKDNHNVNREGEEESWTAEQRALVRVYERMVKGEVGQKDEQVEEVTCKMIMGRAVGKVVEKIEIESGGAVHVRVLAKDQIPGSGSGAEELIQITGSFPAVKKALLSASSFVQDSLRVDAANTNLTKPPGMAHHGNPMAAPVEPFHQRGYAPGFHSRGYSSSTGHETVGAHNRMYFEEDVVFKLLCHLDKVGSLIGKGGSIVRTFQNETGASIKIADVVPDSDERVVLISARENSEMRHSPAQDAVMRVHSRIAEIGFEPGNAVVARLLVHSQQIGCLLGRGGYIISEMRRATGASIRVFTREQAPKCGSPNDEVVQVIGNFHSVQDALFHITSRLRETIFPMKPHFPNNGPPYLPPFPEMPPPFRPRHNPASPGSYPSPVGPFHGIDCSQPMDCQPAFSHGMDHMGPPNFDRFPYPYGSGRMGHGHTFDRPPSPRSWGPQAGSSGNHRGVDVASGYTARNVSHPGSGNHAPMLTSTTVEVVIPQAYMAYVYGENNSNLGHIRQISNANVVVNDPKPGASEVVVVVSGTPDQMRAAQSLIQAFILCGLTS; encoded by the exons ATGGAGAGTGGCCCAACCGAGTTCCGGCTTGTTTGCTCCGCCGCAGTCGCAAGATCGGAGTCCACCATCAGCCGCCTCGAGTCTCAAACGGGAGCCAAAATCCGCGTACTTGACGACCCTTCTCGTGAAGATTGTATAATTGTGATAACTCTGGACCCCGCGGCCAATAAAGATAATCACAATGTTAACAGAGAAGGGGAAGAAGAGTCGTGGACGGCGGAGCAAAGGGCACTCGTGAGGGTGTATGAGAGAATGGTGAAGGGCGAGGTTGGACAGAAGGATGAACAAGTGGAAGAAGTGACTTGTAAGATGATAATGGGAAGAGCGGTTGGTAAAGTTGTGGAGaagattgagattgagagtgGAGGTGCTGTTCACGTTAGGGTTTTAGCTAAAGATCAAATACCCGGTTCGGGTTCGGGAGCTGAAGAATTGATTCAG ATAACGGGAAGTTTTCCAGCTGTAAAGAAAGCGCTCTTGTCTGCTTCAAGTTTTGTCCAAGATAGCCTTAGAGTAGATGCAGCCAACACTAATTTAACAAAACCTCCAGGCATGGCCCACCATGGAAATCCTATGGCTGCGCCAGTGGAGCCATTTCATCAGAGAGGTTATGCTCCTGGTTTTCATTCGAGAGGCTATTCTTCCAGTACAGGGCATGAGACTGTTGGAGCACACAACAGAATGTATTTTGAAGAGGATGTTGTCTTTAAGCTGTTGTGCCATCTTGACAAAGTTGGCAGTTTGATAGGGAAAGGTGGCTCTATAGTTCGaacttttcaaaatgaaaccggTGCATCAATCAAGATTGCAGATGTTGTGCCCGATTCCGATGAGCGGGTGGTGTTGATATCTGCACGAGAG AATTCAGAGATGAGACACTCTCCTGCTCAGGATGCTGTTATGCGTGTGCATTCTAGAATTGCTGAGATTGGTTTTGAACCTGGTAATGCTGTTGTTGCTCGGCTTCTTGTACACTCACAGCAGATTGGTTGTTTGTTGGGTAGAGGAGGGTACATCATTTCTGAGATGAGGAGAGCTACTGGTGCTAGCATACGTGTATTTACAAGGGAACAAGCTCCAAAATGTGGTTCTCCTAATGATGAAGTTGTTCAG GTTATTGGCAACTTCCATTCAGTGCAGGATGCCTTATTTCACATAACAAGCAGACTGCGGGAGACCATATTCCCTATGAAACCACACTTCCCAAATAATGGCCCACCCTACTTGCCTCCTTTTCCAGAAATGCCTCCTCCATTCAGGCCAAGACATAACCCAGCATCCCCAGGTTCATATCCTTCTCCGGTTGGACCTTTCCATGGCATTGACTGTTCCCAGCCCATGGATTGCCAGCCAGCATTTTCACATGGTATGGATCATATGGGCCCACCTAATTTTGATCGATTTCCCTATCCATATGGCAGTGGGAGAATGGGACACGGTCATACATTTGATAGGCCACCATCACCAAGATCTTGGGGTCCTCAG GCAGGTAGCAGTGGGAATCATAGAGGAGTTGATGTTGCTTCTGGATATACAGCGAGAAATGTGTCTCACCCAGG TAGTGGAAATCATGCACCAATGTTGACAAGCACTACTGTGGAGGTTGTGATTCCTCAAGCATACATGGCCTATGTTTATGGAGAGAACAACAGTAACCTGGGTCATATAAGGCAG ATCTCAAATGCGAATGTAGTTGTTAATGATCCGAAACCCGGGGCTTCAGAAGTTGTGGTTGTAGTGTCTGGGACACCAGACCAAATGCGTGCTGCACAGAGTCTTATTCAAGCCTTCATCCTTTGCGGACTAACATCGTAA
- the LOC123212544 gene encoding KH domain-containing protein HEN4 isoform X2 produces the protein MESGPTEFRLVCSAAVARSESTISRLESQTGAKIRVLDDPSREDCIIVITLDPAANKDNHNVNREGEEESWTAEQRALVRVYERMVKGEVGQKDEQVEEVTCKMIMGRAVGKVVEKIEIESGGAVHVRVLAKDQIPGSGSGAEELIQITGSFPAVKKALLSASSFVQDSLRVDAANTNLTKPPGMAHHGNPMAAPVEPFHQRGYAPGFHSRGYSSSTGHETVGAHNRMYFEEDVVFKLLCHLDKVGSLIGKGGSIVRTFQNETGASIKIADVVPDSDERVVLISARENSEMRHSPAQDAVMRVHSRIAEIGFEPGNAVVARLLVHSQQIGCLLGRGGYIISEMRRATGASIRVFTREQAPKCGSPNDEVVQVIGNFHSVQDALFHITSRLRETIFPMKPHFPNNGPPYLPPFPEMPPPFRPRHNPASPGSYPSPVGPFHGIDCSQPMDCQPAFSHGMDHMGPPNFDRFPYPYGSGRMGHGHTFDRPPSPRSWGPQAGSSGNHRGVDVASGYTARNVSHPGGNHAPMLTSTTVEVVIPQAYMAYVYGENNSNLGHIRQISNANVVVNDPKPGASEVVVVVSGTPDQMRAAQSLIQAFILCGLTS, from the exons ATGGAGAGTGGCCCAACCGAGTTCCGGCTTGTTTGCTCCGCCGCAGTCGCAAGATCGGAGTCCACCATCAGCCGCCTCGAGTCTCAAACGGGAGCCAAAATCCGCGTACTTGACGACCCTTCTCGTGAAGATTGTATAATTGTGATAACTCTGGACCCCGCGGCCAATAAAGATAATCACAATGTTAACAGAGAAGGGGAAGAAGAGTCGTGGACGGCGGAGCAAAGGGCACTCGTGAGGGTGTATGAGAGAATGGTGAAGGGCGAGGTTGGACAGAAGGATGAACAAGTGGAAGAAGTGACTTGTAAGATGATAATGGGAAGAGCGGTTGGTAAAGTTGTGGAGaagattgagattgagagtgGAGGTGCTGTTCACGTTAGGGTTTTAGCTAAAGATCAAATACCCGGTTCGGGTTCGGGAGCTGAAGAATTGATTCAG ATAACGGGAAGTTTTCCAGCTGTAAAGAAAGCGCTCTTGTCTGCTTCAAGTTTTGTCCAAGATAGCCTTAGAGTAGATGCAGCCAACACTAATTTAACAAAACCTCCAGGCATGGCCCACCATGGAAATCCTATGGCTGCGCCAGTGGAGCCATTTCATCAGAGAGGTTATGCTCCTGGTTTTCATTCGAGAGGCTATTCTTCCAGTACAGGGCATGAGACTGTTGGAGCACACAACAGAATGTATTTTGAAGAGGATGTTGTCTTTAAGCTGTTGTGCCATCTTGACAAAGTTGGCAGTTTGATAGGGAAAGGTGGCTCTATAGTTCGaacttttcaaaatgaaaccggTGCATCAATCAAGATTGCAGATGTTGTGCCCGATTCCGATGAGCGGGTGGTGTTGATATCTGCACGAGAG AATTCAGAGATGAGACACTCTCCTGCTCAGGATGCTGTTATGCGTGTGCATTCTAGAATTGCTGAGATTGGTTTTGAACCTGGTAATGCTGTTGTTGCTCGGCTTCTTGTACACTCACAGCAGATTGGTTGTTTGTTGGGTAGAGGAGGGTACATCATTTCTGAGATGAGGAGAGCTACTGGTGCTAGCATACGTGTATTTACAAGGGAACAAGCTCCAAAATGTGGTTCTCCTAATGATGAAGTTGTTCAG GTTATTGGCAACTTCCATTCAGTGCAGGATGCCTTATTTCACATAACAAGCAGACTGCGGGAGACCATATTCCCTATGAAACCACACTTCCCAAATAATGGCCCACCCTACTTGCCTCCTTTTCCAGAAATGCCTCCTCCATTCAGGCCAAGACATAACCCAGCATCCCCAGGTTCATATCCTTCTCCGGTTGGACCTTTCCATGGCATTGACTGTTCCCAGCCCATGGATTGCCAGCCAGCATTTTCACATGGTATGGATCATATGGGCCCACCTAATTTTGATCGATTTCCCTATCCATATGGCAGTGGGAGAATGGGACACGGTCATACATTTGATAGGCCACCATCACCAAGATCTTGGGGTCCTCAG GCAGGTAGCAGTGGGAATCATAGAGGAGTTGATGTTGCTTCTGGATATACAGCGAGAAATGTGTCTCACCCAGG TGGAAATCATGCACCAATGTTGACAAGCACTACTGTGGAGGTTGTGATTCCTCAAGCATACATGGCCTATGTTTATGGAGAGAACAACAGTAACCTGGGTCATATAAGGCAG ATCTCAAATGCGAATGTAGTTGTTAATGATCCGAAACCCGGGGCTTCAGAAGTTGTGGTTGTAGTGTCTGGGACACCAGACCAAATGCGTGCTGCACAGAGTCTTATTCAAGCCTTCATCCTTTGCGGACTAACATCGTAA
- the LOC123210431 gene encoding B-box zinc finger protein 32-like — protein sequence MKEAKLTQSCELCHQEASLYCDSDSAFLCSTCDARVHEANFLVARHVRQTLCCKCQCLTGNFISGARSRSPLNHICQSCFQENTFHSKTITTTSSSSSDCISSTESSAKKIESYHKVKRLNKISSSSSTVSDVSREIFDLPARFLGKERERDTSKAKGIFLIWCKWLGQNSNCDVVSSACRAFELCLETLTVLPKRVSLAASFWVALRMSGGSRSMGTWQNLRRLEEVSKVPANLIVAVERKLARVMRVRRRAGHDLEEGWAECNA from the coding sequence ATGAAAGAAGCCAAACTAACTCAAAGTTGTGAGCTTTGCCACCAAGAAGCCTCTCTCTACTGCGACTCCGACTCCGCCTTTCTTTGCTCAACATGCGACGCTCGGGTTCATGAAGCTAACTTTCTCGTCGCTCGCCATGTTCGTCAGACTCTGTGCTGCAAATGCCAGTGCTTAACTGGAAACTTCATCTCTGGTGCGAGATCCCGTTCGCCTTTGAACCACATATGCCAATCTTGTTTTCAAGAAAACACATTTCATTCAAAAACGATTACTACTACTTCGTCTTCTTCGTCGGATTGTATCTCTAGCACTGAAAGTTCTGCGAAGAAGATCGAATCCTATCATAAAGTAAAGCGACTTAACAAGATCAGCTCTTCTTCGAGTACTGTATCAGATGTTTCGCGCGAAATTTTCGATTTGCCGGCGAGATTTCTCGGGaaggagagggagagagatacGTCCAAGGCGAAGGGTATTTTTCTAATATGGTGTAAGTGGCTGGGGCAAAATAGTAATTGCGATGTTGTTTCTTCCGCTTGTCGGGCGTTTGAGTTGTGCTTGGAGACGTTAACGGTGTTGCCGAAAAGGGTGAGCTTAGCAGCGTCGTTTTGGGTAGCGTTGAGAATGTCTGGTGGGAGTAGATCGATGGGCACGTGGCAGAATCTCAGAAGGCTTGAGGAGGTCTCTAAAGTGCCGGCTAATTTGATTGTGGCCGTCGAAAGGAAGCTCGCACGTGTGATGAGAGTAAGGAGGAGAGCAGGGCATGATTTAGAAGAAGGTTGGGCTGAATGCAATGCTTGA